One segment of Novipirellula artificiosorum DNA contains the following:
- a CDS encoding ABC transporter permease translates to MYILENPVLQRELLGNLRTNRAFILLALYQLLLAAVVLLAWPSEQRLDLTSNPPSAAKLVNLFFLGQYVIASLMAPSFAAGTITGEKERHTYEMLLASPLRPGAIVLGKMVASLTHLGMLILASLPIIVLCLPLGGVSVFEVLAAYLGLMVSVILFGAIGVFCSSYFSRTSSSLVVSYLIILPLVILAILFWRSLEGQGELRLKLAVLVIPAFALSGVILMCAAAAGRMLYPPDVGSEGNEVVDLQREAEEAVGLVIQPDQFPDRLFAPPKKSELMADGANPVYDKEIHSEIFSQGTLMLRLVIQISMLLAIPLMGVFLFYLDEKIAWFTLYVIVFNMLVGPVFLAGSMTSERERQTLDLLLTTTLTPWQILWGKFVVGFRISAVLTCFLLWPLLLGGLLNYSYWSNLGSVFGMFAIVSMVCLVNAVVALVCSLFQRKTSIALMCTYIVLLVLYVGPPTIVSLMTILDFPDASVAKAEWFGVTSPFSAAFALPLDAALLEDGEEPANVGNLSIVAGYFVFSFGLVVASVFAMIARLRSRNGLSE, encoded by the coding sequence ATGTACATCCTCGAAAACCCCGTGCTGCAGCGTGAACTGCTTGGTAACTTGCGGACCAACCGCGCGTTCATCCTGTTGGCGTTGTACCAGCTACTGCTTGCTGCAGTCGTTTTGTTGGCTTGGCCGAGTGAACAACGACTCGACCTGACCAGCAACCCTCCCTCCGCCGCAAAGCTGGTCAATTTGTTCTTCCTCGGCCAATACGTCATCGCATCGTTGATGGCCCCAAGCTTTGCGGCTGGTACGATCACGGGCGAAAAGGAGCGACACACCTACGAGATGCTGCTAGCCAGCCCGCTTCGTCCTGGCGCTATCGTGCTAGGAAAAATGGTCGCCAGCCTAACGCACCTTGGCATGTTGATTCTCGCATCCTTACCGATCATCGTGTTGTGTTTGCCGCTTGGTGGGGTCAGCGTCTTTGAAGTGCTCGCTGCCTACCTTGGCTTGATGGTCTCGGTGATCCTGTTCGGAGCCATCGGTGTTTTTTGCAGCAGTTACTTTTCACGAACCAGCAGTTCACTTGTCGTCAGCTATTTGATCATCTTACCACTGGTCATCTTGGCGATCTTATTTTGGCGTTCCCTTGAAGGCCAGGGCGAATTACGTCTGAAGTTGGCGGTGCTCGTGATTCCCGCCTTTGCACTCTCAGGGGTGATTTTGATGTGTGCTGCAGCGGCCGGCCGTATGCTGTACCCACCAGACGTTGGCAGCGAAGGGAACGAGGTCGTTGATTTGCAACGCGAAGCCGAGGAAGCCGTTGGACTGGTCATCCAGCCCGACCAGTTTCCCGATCGGTTGTTCGCTCCCCCCAAAAAATCAGAGCTGATGGCCGACGGTGCGAACCCCGTTTACGACAAAGAGATCCACAGCGAGATTTTTAGCCAAGGCACGTTGATGCTCCGTTTGGTGATCCAGATCAGCATGTTGTTAGCGATCCCATTGATGGGGGTCTTTTTGTTCTACTTGGATGAGAAAATCGCCTGGTTCACACTTTATGTGATCGTCTTCAACATGCTGGTGGGGCCGGTTTTCTTGGCGGGCAGCATGACCAGCGAACGCGAGCGTCAAACACTCGATCTGCTACTGACCACCACGCTCACACCGTGGCAGATTCTGTGGGGAAAGTTTGTGGTCGGTTTCCGCATCTCGGCCGTGTTGACCTGCTTTCTGCTCTGGCCGCTGCTGCTCGGGGGACTGCTGAACTACAGTTACTGGAGCAACCTGGGCAGTGTCTTCGGCATGTTCGCGATCGTTTCGATGGTTTGCTTGGTCAATGCCGTGGTGGCGCTGGTCTGCTCGCTGTTTCAGCGCAAGACATCGATCGCGTTGATGTGCACCTACATCGTGTTGTTGGTGCTGTATGTCGGACCACCGACCATCGTTTCGCTGATGACCATTCTCGACTTTCCTGACGCCTCGGTTGCAAAGGCAGAGTGGTTTGGCGTCACCAGTCCTTTCTCGGCAGCGTTTGCGTTGCCACTCGACGCGGCGCTACTTGAGGATGGCGAAGAACCCGCGAACGTCGGCAACCTGAGCATCGTGGCGGGTTACTTTGTCTTTAGTTTTGGTTTGGTCGTCGCATCGGTGTTTGCGATGATCGCTCGGTTACGTTCGCGTAACGGATTGTCCGAATGA
- the epmB gene encoding EF-P beta-lysylation protein EpmB, with amino-acid sequence MSQPPLSGQPAKILTTFSGLVPPGSASESRLFDADRVDWNVDWQTALRRAIRSTNQLRQLLGLPLESDSRDSNEFGTFVPLEFLRRIQKGDARDPLLRQVLVTSDEQLQHSGFVSDPVGDGDALATPGLIHKYDGRVLLIASGACAVHCRYCFRREFPYGEFGGQRQKWEAAIQYVRSHPDVHEVILSGGDPLTLVDENLFELLDRIDAIGHVRRIRIHSRFPIVIPQRITPAFCDHLSSLRSRVWFVIHANHASELDATCLSRIGLLVEAGIPVLNQSVLLRGVNANEQSLVDLMTRLVDHRIQPYYLHQLDRVRGTKHFEVPIQHGLELMRRIRARLPGYAVPTYVTEQPGQPSKTPLDRI; translated from the coding sequence ATGAGCCAGCCCCCCCTTTCCGGTCAACCGGCCAAGATTCTAACCACCTTTTCAGGTCTTGTCCCGCCCGGTTCCGCGTCAGAATCACGACTTTTTGATGCAGATCGGGTCGACTGGAACGTTGACTGGCAAACAGCGCTTCGGCGGGCGATTCGATCCACAAACCAATTGCGACAGTTGCTAGGACTGCCCTTAGAGTCAGATTCTCGCGACAGCAACGAGTTTGGGACCTTCGTGCCACTCGAGTTTTTGCGACGAATCCAAAAGGGGGATGCACGGGATCCTCTGCTGCGCCAAGTCTTGGTCACGAGCGACGAACAACTCCAACACTCGGGTTTTGTCTCGGATCCGGTTGGCGACGGCGACGCGTTGGCCACCCCTGGATTGATCCATAAGTATGACGGTCGCGTGCTGCTGATCGCCTCAGGTGCCTGTGCCGTGCATTGCCGATACTGTTTCCGACGTGAATTTCCCTACGGCGAATTCGGGGGGCAGCGACAAAAATGGGAAGCTGCGATCCAGTACGTTCGCTCGCACCCTGACGTTCACGAAGTCATTCTCAGCGGCGGTGATCCGCTCACCTTGGTCGATGAGAATCTGTTCGAACTGCTCGATCGGATCGATGCGATTGGGCATGTTCGCCGTATCCGTATTCACTCGCGATTCCCGATCGTCATCCCGCAACGTATCACTCCTGCATTCTGCGATCATTTAAGTTCGCTAAGATCAAGGGTGTGGTTCGTTATTCATGCGAACCACGCAAGCGAGCTCGACGCAACTTGCCTAAGCCGGATCGGGCTACTGGTGGAAGCTGGCATTCCCGTACTCAACCAATCCGTCTTACTTCGCGGCGTCAATGCCAATGAGCAGTCGTTAGTGGATCTGATGACGAGGTTGGTGGATCATCGAATCCAACCTTACTACCTGCACCAACTCGATCGTGTTCGTGGTACAAAGCACTTTGAAGTCCCGATCCAGCACGGCCTCGAATTGATGAGACGCATTCGAGCAAGGTTGCCTGGCTACGCTGTTCCAACCTACGTCACGGAACAACCGGGCCAGCCTTCCAAGACACCGTTGGACCGAATCTGA
- the efp gene encoding elongation factor P, whose product MATYNTSDFRKGLKVQIDGEPYIMSEMMFVKPGKGNAFYKCKLKNLIRGTTLDRTYKGGDALESADVETTEVQFLYRQGEDYVFMHGESFEQFEVSSDVAGDIWMYLKDGMSCSMTLYNGNAIIVEAPNHVELEVIDCVPGAKGDTATNVTKPAKVETGAEFTVPGFIKIGNVIKIDSRSGEYIERVSN is encoded by the coding sequence ATGGCTACTTATAACACAAGTGACTTCCGTAAGGGGCTGAAGGTCCAAATCGACGGCGAACCCTACATCATGTCGGAAATGATGTTCGTCAAGCCGGGAAAAGGAAACGCTTTCTACAAGTGTAAGCTGAAGAACCTGATTCGCGGCACCACCTTGGACCGCACCTACAAAGGTGGCGATGCATTGGAATCTGCGGATGTCGAAACCACCGAGGTCCAATTCCTCTACCGCCAAGGCGAAGACTACGTCTTCATGCACGGCGAATCGTTCGAACAATTCGAAGTCTCGTCCGACGTCGCGGGTGACATTTGGATGTACTTGAAAGATGGTATGTCTTGCTCGATGACGTTGTACAATGGCAATGCAATTATCGTGGAAGCGCCGAATCATGTGGAATTGGAAGTGATCGATTGTGTGCCGGGTGCGAAAGGTGACACGGCGACCAACGTGACCAAACCTGCCAAAGTTGAAACGGGAGCGGAATTCACGGTTCCCGGGTTCATTAAGATTGGCAACGTGATTAAGATCGATTCCCGGTCCGGAGAGTACATCGAACGCGTTAGCAACTAG
- the mgtE gene encoding magnesium transporter → MVNTLFLPELREMLADHNEADLVEFCNALNPGRTAEFMEGLSNEEAWEVLQHAAPARRSEIFGYFAEERQLAMLQHHEPWQVAELVEEIPADDRVDLLQDLPDERVAEILPLLPLADRRNIQRLRAYAEETAGGLMTTEVAKLAQTLTVREALEELGRQASELETIYYLYVVDEDNMLRGIVSTRQLVSSLAKPNRTLGEMMESDVVVALVTEDQESVAEKVERYNLLAIPVVDSGRRLLGIITHDDVIDVVRDELTEDAHRIAAVAPLEDDYLRIGLFTLTWKRGLWLTILFFAALLTAFTLRSYEVELESYAWLVWFIPLIISAGGNSGSQSATLVITAMTSGEVKFSDWYLVLVRECIVSVVLGSFLALIGFGVALFIAPTVRGAFVIPFTLLSVIVCGCLCGATLPILFKRAGLDPALMSNPFVAGIVDILGIVIYINVARVLLG, encoded by the coding sequence ATGGTCAACACGCTCTTTCTTCCCGAACTTCGCGAGATGTTGGCCGATCATAACGAGGCCGATCTGGTCGAGTTCTGCAATGCGCTGAACCCCGGTCGCACGGCCGAGTTCATGGAGGGACTCAGCAACGAAGAAGCGTGGGAGGTGCTCCAGCACGCTGCGCCGGCACGACGCTCCGAGATCTTTGGTTATTTTGCGGAAGAACGCCAATTGGCGATGCTTCAGCACCACGAACCGTGGCAAGTGGCCGAGTTGGTCGAAGAGATCCCGGCCGATGACCGGGTCGACCTGCTACAAGACTTGCCGGACGAGCGGGTTGCCGAGATCCTTCCGCTGCTGCCGCTCGCAGACCGCAGAAACATTCAGCGACTGCGAGCCTATGCGGAGGAAACCGCCGGCGGTCTGATGACGACCGAAGTCGCGAAATTGGCTCAAACCTTGACCGTTCGCGAAGCCCTCGAAGAACTCGGCCGACAAGCCAGCGAGTTGGAGACGATTTACTATTTGTATGTGGTTGATGAAGACAACATGCTGCGCGGGATTGTGTCGACGCGACAATTGGTTTCCTCGCTGGCCAAGCCGAATCGTACGCTCGGCGAGATGATGGAATCGGATGTGGTCGTCGCGTTGGTGACCGAGGACCAGGAATCGGTCGCCGAAAAAGTTGAGCGTTACAACTTGCTGGCAATTCCCGTTGTCGATTCCGGACGCCGTCTTCTCGGCATCATTACCCACGATGATGTGATCGACGTTGTCCGTGATGAATTGACCGAAGACGCCCATCGTATCGCTGCGGTGGCCCCACTCGAAGATGACTACCTTCGCATTGGCCTGTTTACCCTTACCTGGAAACGAGGGCTCTGGCTGACCATCCTGTTTTTTGCCGCATTGCTAACCGCATTTACTTTGCGTAGCTACGAGGTGGAGCTGGAAAGCTATGCTTGGTTGGTGTGGTTCATTCCCTTGATCATCAGTGCCGGTGGAAACTCGGGTAGCCAATCTGCGACGCTGGTCATCACCGCCATGACCAGTGGAGAGGTGAAGTTTAGCGATTGGTACTTGGTGTTGGTTCGCGAATGCATTGTCTCGGTGGTGCTCGGCAGTTTTTTGGCTTTGATCGGGTTTGGTGTCGCGCTGTTTATCGCTCCAACGGTTCGTGGCGCTTTCGTGATTCCGTTTACGCTGCTGTCGGTCATTGTCTGTGGATGCCTGTGTGGCGCGACGTTGCCGATTCTGTTCAAGCGAGCCGGATTGGATCCCGCCTTGATGAGCAATCCCTTTGTCGCAGGGATCGTCGATATTCTTGGGATTGTGATCTACATCAATGTTGCTCGAGTTTTGCTGGGCTAA
- a CDS encoding HzsA-related protein, with amino-acid sequence MRTCLVGIVIAFLSGAADASESQLPNQDLTPSPAELQASWEQDYAYLEGLIADGGGEAGLFTPGAQASTQANNVANRHAHIWVNDRRPLDVQLRRTAALLEKLHAIRQATPNASEMGTQLDELQQQYERFRQKASTFARSKGEKDADADKSLYLELRRLNRSIVLSNPLLNFDDILFNRWTSNYGHVQECWGTTVLDEGGLYVLSGLQGGRTRVRNLLQDSRFENGPWQGQRLLDLGRAVRSFDLSHDGTKIVFAWVHRQSRIHRIASVNADGTQLRLLTEGKYEDLDPIWLPNGRIAFVSTRAEITVRCNNNDTTKQCVLYSMKADGSDVVRMSFHETNERYPSVDNDGMLIYMRWDYIDRDFSAAHNLWRCFPDGRDPRSPHGNYAFPHGSWSTSVDGRGDRPFAEYFMRAIPDSSKYIAIASSHHSPPYGIPILINTGIRDDYRVSQVETITPDCLPFASECGDYSKRGLYQGIRYTPIRPHSAYFDPWPLSEDFFLVPWGIISDRKAGSLQEHDNETNMRLYLLDVFGNRELISDCNLNAGGHYLTARPLRATPKPPEHPMGTWQGERAEASDHQRATLAVLNVRQTDFDWPEDVKIAKMRIVQLFPRKWGVGNIEAPSTGWSEGGICRASMGTVPVEEDGSVYCEAPVNKGLLFQLLDENGVAVQTMRSLTYVHPGERLMCVGCHEDKWQAAPRGEAIPMAFQRDPSPLEPDVGGVVPMTFGFVRPVFDKSCVECHRQQDIALTDYAYNDNEPVVPDPGQTNRLSDYIWWFDSSNNNDGIGPYGGYRSTPYRFGFNESRMGKALMNPTHQAALHAGAFSQQDLDRIILWLDLNAMRLARPTKDPQQLHRQEYGGDFVWPDEIDRSNPSGVEYDRPVP; translated from the coding sequence ATGAGAACCTGTCTCGTCGGGATTGTGATCGCTTTCCTGAGTGGCGCGGCCGATGCAAGCGAAAGCCAACTGCCGAATCAAGACCTCACGCCTTCGCCAGCCGAGCTCCAAGCATCTTGGGAGCAAGACTATGCGTACCTGGAGGGGTTGATTGCCGATGGCGGCGGCGAGGCGGGCTTGTTCACGCCTGGTGCCCAAGCCAGTACCCAAGCCAACAACGTTGCCAATCGTCATGCACATATTTGGGTCAATGACCGTCGTCCGCTGGATGTGCAACTGCGGCGCACCGCAGCCCTGCTGGAAAAACTGCATGCCATCCGCCAAGCGACGCCCAATGCATCAGAGATGGGGACACAACTTGATGAATTGCAGCAGCAGTATGAACGGTTTCGCCAAAAGGCGTCTACGTTTGCCCGTTCCAAAGGGGAAAAGGATGCAGATGCCGACAAAAGCCTCTACCTGGAACTGCGTCGTCTGAATCGCTCGATCGTGTTGAGCAACCCACTTCTGAATTTTGATGACATTCTGTTTAACCGCTGGACCAGTAACTACGGCCATGTCCAGGAATGCTGGGGCACGACGGTCCTTGATGAAGGCGGTCTCTACGTGCTTTCGGGACTTCAGGGCGGTCGTACACGGGTTAGAAATCTGCTGCAGGATTCACGTTTCGAGAACGGTCCTTGGCAAGGGCAGAGATTGCTCGACTTAGGCAGAGCGGTCCGCTCGTTTGATCTGTCCCATGACGGAACAAAAATCGTTTTTGCCTGGGTTCACCGTCAATCGAGAATTCACCGGATTGCATCGGTCAATGCGGACGGTACCCAGTTGCGTTTGTTGACCGAGGGGAAGTATGAAGACCTGGACCCGATCTGGCTCCCGAATGGACGAATCGCCTTTGTCTCGACTCGCGCCGAAATCACGGTGCGTTGCAACAATAACGATACGACGAAGCAATGTGTGTTGTATTCGATGAAGGCCGACGGCAGCGACGTCGTACGAATGAGCTTCCATGAAACGAATGAACGGTATCCCTCGGTCGACAACGACGGGATGCTGATCTACATGCGCTGGGATTACATCGACCGCGATTTTTCCGCAGCACACAATCTGTGGCGGTGCTTTCCCGACGGCAGGGATCCTCGCTCGCCTCACGGAAACTACGCGTTTCCGCATGGCAGTTGGAGCACAAGCGTGGACGGACGCGGCGATCGGCCTTTTGCCGAGTACTTTATGCGAGCGATTCCAGATTCGAGCAAATACATCGCCATTGCCTCGTCGCATCATTCACCCCCGTATGGCATTCCTATCTTGATAAACACAGGCATTCGGGATGACTACCGAGTGTCTCAGGTGGAAACCATCACGCCCGATTGCCTGCCGTTCGCCTCGGAATGTGGGGACTACTCAAAACGGGGGTTGTACCAGGGGATTCGTTACACACCGATACGACCCCATTCCGCCTATTTCGATCCGTGGCCTCTGAGTGAGGATTTTTTCCTTGTTCCTTGGGGCATTATCTCGGATCGGAAAGCAGGTTCGCTTCAAGAACATGACAACGAAACCAACATGCGTCTCTATCTGCTGGACGTATTCGGGAACAGGGAATTGATTAGCGATTGCAATCTGAATGCGGGTGGGCATTACCTAACGGCCCGACCGCTGCGTGCCACCCCCAAGCCTCCTGAACATCCGATGGGAACTTGGCAAGGTGAACGTGCTGAAGCTTCCGATCATCAGCGAGCCACCCTGGCAGTGCTGAATGTCCGGCAGACCGATTTTGATTGGCCGGAAGATGTGAAGATCGCAAAGATGCGCATTGTTCAGCTCTTTCCACGCAAATGGGGAGTCGGCAACATCGAGGCCCCCTCCACCGGATGGAGTGAAGGAGGTATCTGCCGCGCCTCGATGGGAACCGTGCCCGTTGAGGAGGACGGCAGCGTGTACTGCGAGGCTCCGGTCAACAAGGGGCTGTTGTTCCAACTTCTAGACGAGAACGGTGTTGCGGTGCAAACCATGCGGTCGCTCACTTACGTCCATCCTGGCGAGCGACTGATGTGTGTCGGTTGTCATGAAGACAAATGGCAAGCCGCGCCACGCGGCGAGGCAATCCCGATGGCCTTCCAACGCGACCCTTCCCCCTTGGAACCGGATGTGGGGGGCGTCGTCCCGATGACCTTTGGGTTTGTCCGACCCGTTTTTGATAAATCATGCGTTGAATGCCATCGACAACAGGACATCGCATTGACCGACTATGCCTATAACGACAACGAGCCAGTGGTTCCCGATCCAGGTCAAACGAACCGACTTTCCGACTACATCTGGTGGTTCGATTCGAGCAACAACAACGATGGAATCGGCCCCTACGGCGGTTACCGTTCCACTCCCTACCGCTTTGGTTTCAATGAATCTCGAATGGGCAAAGCGCTCATGAATCCGACGCATCAGGCTGCTCTGCACGCAGGCGCCTTTTCACAGCAAGACTTGGACCGAATCATTCTCTGGCTGGATCTCAACGCGATGCGTCTGGCGCGGCCTACCAAAGATCCGCAGCAACTGCACCGCCAAGAATATGGTGGCGACTTCGTTTGGCCAGATGAAATTGATCGCAGCAATCCCAGCGGCGTCGAATATGATCGCCCGGTCCCCTAG
- a CDS encoding alpha/beta hydrolase-fold protein, which produces MRTFVLILATLLLTNNAPAQREREVRWVNPNGGMSGYRGDVEKMIVDELIPLIDWSYPTKANASGRVVAGFSMGGAGSVSLALRHPDLFCTAGSWGGALSCRAFDCQA; this is translated from the coding sequence ATGCGAACCTTCGTTCTCATCCTGGCCACGCTTCTCCTCACAAATAACGCTCCAGCACAGCGAGAGCGTGAAGTGAGATGGGTCAATCCGAATGGCGGAATGAGTGGCTATCGCGGCGATGTGGAAAAGATGATCGTTGATGAACTGATTCCATTGATTGACTGGTCGTATCCGACGAAGGCAAATGCGTCCGGAAGAGTTGTCGCTGGATTCTCGATGGGCGGCGCAGGTTCTGTGTCACTCGCGCTGAGGCATCCCGATCTATTTTGTACGGCAGGCAGTTGGGGCGGGGCACTGTCGTGCCGAGCATTTGACTGCCAAGCGTGA
- a CDS encoding NAD(P)H-dependent oxidoreductase subunit E: MPKETAAVIEQIARQYDHDPTRLMDVARAVHGRLGHLSELSIGLIAQSLGIHRAQVRDMVSFYAFFSRSPQGKNVIRVCTAVVERMQGADELIEAFEKELGVFLGETTEDGKITLEKASCIGLSDQAPSVLVNGIALTSLQPEDVPGIVAAIRAGEEIDTLPQARVRKNLRQSGPILLGPYDSGDALRKAIRKSPAEIIIELYASQVRGCGGAGFPTAAKWEKCRVSEGSAHYVICNADEGEPGTFKDRVILMDNPELMFDGMTIAGYTIGAEEGMIYLRGEYDYLRGDLERALANHRQLGLLGRNICGLEGFNFDIRIQAAAGAYICGEESALIESLEGKRGAPRDRPPFPVEKGYKEQPTLVNNVETFCCAARILENGGEWFSRLGTVESKGTKLLSISGDCQLPGVYEVEYGITVEKLLRQVGAEDAQAVQIGGPSGSCIGPKDFSRRIAFEDLATGGSIIIFGPGRDLLEYMYQFGEFFAEESCGWCVPCRVGTTLLLKEMRAVLDGHATHTELQAMQKLCGTIKTMSQCGLGQTAPNPILSTLKQFPELYEARLQSGDYFPRLDLAKAVRAGCASAGREMVQLEPHASNGNGKPCDPDPTPKSEGVQR, encoded by the coding sequence ATGCCAAAGGAAACCGCCGCGGTCATCGAGCAAATTGCTCGTCAATACGACCATGATCCCACACGGTTGATGGATGTGGCCCGTGCCGTCCACGGACGACTCGGGCATCTCTCAGAACTTAGTATCGGCCTGATCGCCCAAAGCTTGGGGATTCATCGCGCCCAAGTCCGTGACATGGTCAGCTTCTACGCATTCTTCTCGCGTTCCCCACAAGGCAAGAACGTTATCCGCGTCTGTACGGCCGTTGTGGAACGCATGCAGGGCGCGGACGAGTTGATCGAAGCCTTCGAGAAGGAGCTCGGTGTCTTTCTCGGTGAGACGACCGAGGATGGGAAGATCACGCTCGAGAAGGCTTCCTGTATCGGCTTAAGTGATCAAGCTCCCAGCGTACTGGTTAACGGCATTGCGTTAACCAGTCTTCAGCCCGAGGATGTTCCTGGTATCGTTGCTGCGATCCGGGCGGGCGAGGAGATCGATACGCTGCCGCAAGCACGTGTGCGGAAGAATTTGCGGCAGAGTGGCCCCATCTTGCTTGGACCGTATGACAGCGGTGATGCGTTAAGGAAAGCGATTCGCAAATCACCAGCCGAAATCATCATTGAACTCTACGCCTCACAGGTTCGAGGCTGTGGTGGCGCGGGGTTCCCCACGGCTGCCAAATGGGAAAAGTGTCGAGTATCCGAAGGGAGTGCTCACTACGTGATCTGTAATGCGGATGAAGGGGAGCCGGGGACCTTCAAAGATCGCGTCATTTTGATGGATAATCCTGAGCTAATGTTTGATGGGATGACCATCGCTGGGTACACGATCGGTGCCGAAGAGGGGATGATCTACCTGCGTGGCGAATACGACTATCTGCGTGGCGATTTAGAGCGAGCGTTAGCCAACCATCGCCAGCTCGGGCTGCTGGGACGTAACATTTGCGGTCTCGAAGGTTTCAACTTTGACATCCGGATTCAAGCGGCCGCGGGTGCCTACATCTGCGGTGAAGAATCGGCATTGATTGAATCGCTCGAAGGCAAACGTGGCGCTCCGCGCGACCGGCCACCTTTCCCCGTTGAAAAGGGCTACAAAGAGCAACCGACGCTGGTCAATAACGTCGAGACTTTCTGCTGTGCGGCCCGCATTCTCGAAAACGGAGGCGAATGGTTCTCGCGTCTGGGGACGGTCGAGAGCAAAGGGACGAAGCTGCTGAGCATCTCGGGCGACTGCCAATTGCCGGGAGTCTATGAAGTCGAGTACGGCATCACGGTTGAAAAACTGTTACGACAAGTGGGGGCGGAGGACGCTCAGGCGGTACAGATCGGCGGTCCCTCGGGCAGTTGCATCGGACCGAAAGATTTCTCTCGGCGTATCGCCTTTGAAGATCTCGCGACGGGCGGATCGATCATTATCTTCGGGCCCGGTCGCGATCTTCTTGAGTACATGTATCAGTTCGGTGAATTCTTTGCCGAGGAATCTTGTGGCTGGTGCGTTCCTTGCCGTGTTGGCACGACCCTGCTGTTGAAGGAGATGCGTGCGGTCCTTGATGGGCACGCAACGCACACCGAGTTGCAGGCAATGCAAAAGCTGTGCGGGACGATCAAGACGATGAGTCAGTGTGGCTTGGGGCAGACCGCACCCAATCCCATCCTCAGTACGCTCAAGCAATTTCCTGAACTGTACGAGGCTCGACTGCAATCGGGCGATTACTTCCCACGCCTGGATTTGGCCAAAGCGGTGAGGGCGGGCTGCGCCAGCGCGGGTCGCGAAATGGTTCAACTTGAGCCACACGCCTCCAACGGGAATGGCAAACCATGTGATCCCGACCCAACACCGAAATCGGAGGGAGTCCAACGATGA
- a CDS encoding 2Fe-2S iron-sulfur cluster-binding protein — protein sequence MSDNTITFTIDGKEVQGVPGQKIMEAADAAGVYIPRLCHHKDLPPRGHCRLCVVKVDGRPKSSCTIPIEDGMQVENDTEELNEHRRMVLEMMFVEGNHFCPSCESSGNCELQAEGYRLGMITPTLPYIESHREMDATHPDIFVNRDLCILCGRCVRASAIQDGKTVFAFEGRGIHKVITVNAEHGLGETLMDVADAAASVCPTGCLHTKRLGYTIPVGQRKYDHRPIGSDIEQAAH from the coding sequence ATGAGCGATAACACGATCACCTTCACCATCGACGGAAAGGAAGTTCAGGGCGTTCCGGGTCAAAAGATCATGGAGGCTGCGGACGCGGCCGGAGTTTACATTCCCCGGCTTTGTCACCACAAGGATCTACCGCCGCGGGGTCATTGCCGGCTTTGTGTGGTCAAGGTAGATGGCCGACCCAAAAGCTCCTGCACCATTCCCATCGAGGACGGCATGCAGGTCGAGAACGATACGGAGGAACTCAATGAGCACCGCCGCATGGTTTTGGAAATGATGTTTGTCGAAGGGAATCATTTTTGTCCCTCGTGTGAATCGAGCGGCAATTGTGAACTCCAAGCCGAGGGCTATCGGCTCGGGATGATCACGCCAACGCTTCCTTACATCGAGAGCCACCGCGAGATGGATGCAACGCATCCTGATATCTTCGTCAACCGAGATCTTTGCATCCTCTGTGGTCGTTGCGTGCGTGCCTCGGCGATCCAGGACGGTAAGACCGTGTTTGCTTTTGAGGGACGGGGCATCCACAAGGTGATCACCGTCAATGCCGAACATGGTCTGGGCGAGACGCTGATGGATGTCGCGGATGCTGCCGCCAGCGTCTGTCCGACGGGGTGCCTGCACACGAAACGCCTCGGCTACACCATCCCCGTTGGACAACGCAAATACGATCACCGTCCGATCGGATCGGACATCGAACAGGCAGCCCACTGA